A window of Zingiber officinale cultivar Zhangliang chromosome 5A, Zo_v1.1, whole genome shotgun sequence contains these coding sequences:
- the LOC121982933 gene encoding nuclear transcription factor Y subunit C-2-like gives MNHQGRNIYLCGQPEEFPSASTIASAPTFDFLQVPHAPLVQFQFNPLHGVTGHAQINFMDLQKWHLQCFWQQQMQEVENLADYKQHQLPLARIKRIMKMEGDAKMVSADTPIFFAKACELFISELAVRSWLHAEQCKRHTIRRTDVAGAICHSNVLNFLLEILHAEELQVYMRQPPFLRQQMMPQQQSYPNSNNFLYEPPPPL, from the exons ATGAATCATCAAGGGAGGAATATCTACCTTTGTGGTCAACCAGAAGAATTCCCATCGGCATCAACCATTGCTTCTGCTCCCACATTTGACTTCCTTCAAGTGCCTCATGCTCCACTGGTTCAATTCCAATTCAATCCTCTGCACGGG GTGACTGGGCATGCACAAATCAATTTTATGGATCTGCAGAAATGGCATTTGCAATGTTTCTGGCAGCAACAAATGCAAGAAGTAGAAAACCTTGCAG atTATAAACAGCACCAGCTCCCACTTGCTAGGATTAAACGTATAATGAAAATGGAAGGAGATGCAAAG ATGGTGAGTGCGGACACTCCGATATTCTTTGCAAAAGCGTGTGAGCTTTTCATCTCGGAGCTCGCGGTGCGATCATGGCTGCATGCAGAGCAGTGCAAGAGGCACACCATCCGGAGAACGGATGTTGCAGGAGCCATTTGCCATTCAAATGTTCTCAACTTCTTGTTAGAAATTCTTCATGCAGAAGAACTACAG GTATACATGAGACAGCCACCATTTTTGCGGCAGCAAATGATGCCCCAGCAACAATCTTACCCTAACTCTAACAATTTCTTGTATGAGCCCCCTCCTCCACTG TGA